Proteins encoded together in one Lathyrus oleraceus cultivar Zhongwan6 chromosome 5, CAAS_Psat_ZW6_1.0, whole genome shotgun sequence window:
- the LOC127084290 gene encoding FACT complex subunit SPT16, with the protein MSDHRNGSAQASNGKSSAQASNGKSSAAGSAYAIDLTTFQTRLKSFYNHWDEHRADIWGSSDAVAVACPPPSEDLRYLKSTALFLWLLGFEFPETIMVFTKVQIHVLCSQKKASIIESVKKSAKESVGVEIVLHVKPKNDDGASLMDAIVRAIRVQSKSDGHDSSTVGHIAREEPEGKLLEAWAEKLKSSKFNLSDVANGFSALFSAKSNEEITSIKRAAYLTTSVMKNFVVSKLENVIDEEKKILHSTLMEETEKVILEPSKVNCKLKADNVDICYPPIFQSGGKFDLRPSAVSNDEALYYDSASVIICAVGARYKSYCSNIARTFLIDADPIQSKAYEVLLKAHEATIGSLKHGNKLSAAYLAAVSVVEKDAPDMVSCLTKSAGTGIGIEFRESGLNINAKNDQIIKEGMVFNVSIGFQNLQCENSKSKNKVFSLLLADTVIINKDKADVVTSMSSKALKDVAYSFNEDEEEEKPKSKAVHSGAEPLMSKTTLRSDNHEISKEELRRQHQAELARQKNEETARRLAGGGNEAGDNRSSSRSSAELVAYKNINDLPPSREMMIQIDQKSEAVLLPINGSMVPFHVAFIRTVSSQQDTNRNCYVRIIFNVPGTPFSPHDSNSVKFQGSIYLKEASFRSKDSRHISEVVQSIKTLRRQVVARESERAERATLVTQEKLQLASNRFKPIRLPDLWIRPAFGGRGRKIPGTLEAHVNGFRYSTTRSDERVDVMFANIKHAFFQPAENEMITLLHFHLHNHIMVGNKKTKDVQFYVEVMDMVQNVGGGKRSAYDPDELEEEQRERERKNKINVEFQSFVNRVNDLWGQPQFSGLDLEFDQPLRELGFPGVPHKSSVFIVPTSACLVELIETPFLVVTLGEIEIVNLERVGLGQKNFDMTIVFKDFKRDVLRIDSIPSTSLDGIKEWLDTTDIKYYESRLNLNWRQILKTITDDPKSFIEGGGWEFLNLEATDSESDNSEESDKGYEPSDMEPESDSEEEASDSESLVESEEDEEEEDSDEDSEEEKGKTWEELEREASNADKEKGNESDSEEDRKRRKAKAFGKSRGSLSGSMPKRPKLR; encoded by the coding sequence ATGTCAGACCATCGAAATGGAAGTGCACAAGCTTCCAATGGAAAATCTAGTGCACAAGCTTCCAATGGAAAATCTAGTGCAGCTGGTTCGGCCTATGCTATTGATCTGACTACATTTCAAACCAGACTGAAGTCATTTTATAATCATTGGGATGAACACAGAGCAGATATCTGGGGCTCTTCTGATGCAGTTGCTGTTGCATGTCCTCCACCTTCAGAAGATCTAAGATACCTGAAATCTACTGCTCTATTCTTGTGGCTCCTTGGATTTGAGTTCCCGGAAACAATAATGGTCTTCACAAAGGTGCAGATCCATGTATTGTGCAGCCAAAAGAAGGCATCTATTATCGAATCTGTCAAAAAATCTGCCAAAGAGTCAGTTGGTGTGGAGATTGTATTGCATGTCAAGCCTAAAAATGATGATGGAGCTTCTCTTATGGATGCTATTGTCCGTGCCATCCGTGTTCAGTCAAAGTCTGATGGCCATGATTCATCCACTGTTGGACACATAGCTAGGGAGGAACCTGAAGGGAAATTGCTTGAAGCATGGGCTGAAAAATTAAAAAGTTCAAAATTTAATCTGAGTGATGTGGCAAATGGGTTTTCTGCATTGTTTTCTGCAAAAAGTAATGAAGAAATTACATCCATCAAGAGAGCCGCATACCTCACAACCAGTGTGATGAAGAACTTTGTAGTTTCAAAGCTTGAGAATGTAATTGATGAAGAGAAGAAAATTTTACATTCCACATTGATGGAGGAGACTGAGAAAGTTATACTGGAGCCTTCAAAAGTCAACTGTAAACTGAAGGCAGATAATGTTGACATCTGTTACCCTCCAATTTTTCAGAGTGGGGGGAAGTTTGATCTTAGGCCTAGTGCTGTCAGCAACGACGAGGCACTTTACTACGACTCTGCCAGTGTAATTATATGTGCTGTCGGTGCCCGGTACAAGAGCTACTGCTCAAACATAGCTAGAACCTTCTTGATTGATGCAGACCCTATTCAAAGTAAGGCTTATGAGGTTCTTCTTAAAGCACATGAGGCCACTATTGGTTCTTTAAAGCATGGAAATAAGTTGAGTGCTGCTTATCTAGCTGCAGTTTCTGTTGTGGAAAAGGATGCCCCTGACATGGTTTCCTGTTTGACAAAGTCTGCTGGGACAGGAATTGGCATTGAGTTTCGCGAGTCAGGTTTGAATATTAATGCTAAGAATGACCAGATAATTAAAGAAGGCATGGTATTCAATGTGTCAATTGGATTTCAGAATTTGCAATGTGAGAACAGTAAGTCTAAGAACAAGGTCTTCTCTCTCTTGCTTGCTGACACAGTGATCATCAACAAAGACAAGGCAGATGTTGTGACTTCAATGAGCTCCAAAGCTTTAAAAGATGTGGCTTATTCTTTCAATGAGGATGAGGAAGAAGAAAAGCCCAAATCAAAGGCTGTTCACAGTGGTGCAGAACCCTTGATGTCTAAGACAACGCTAAGGTCAGACAATCATGAGATTTCAAAAGAGGAACTTCGTAGACAGCATCAGGCAGAACTTGCTCGTCAGAAAAATGAAGAAACTGCTAGGCGACTTGCTGGTGGTGGTAATGAGGCAGGAGACAACCGTTCTTCTTCCAGGTCTTCTGCAGAACTGGTTGCCTACAAGAACATAAACGACCTTCCTCCTTCCAGAGAGATGATGATTCAGATTGATCAAAAGAGTGAAGCAGTTCTCTTGCCAATTAATGGAAGTATGGTTCCTTTTCATGTGGCTTTCATTCGAACTGTTTCCAGCCAGCAGGACACCAATCGCAATTGCTATGTTAGAATTATTTTCAATGTTCCTGGGACCCCTTTCAGTCCTCATGATTCAAACTCAGTGAAGTTTCAAGGATCTATATATTTGAAGGAAGCTTCATTCCGCTCCAAGGATTCAAGGCATATAAGTGAGGTTGTGCAATCCATCAAAACACTCAGGCGACAAGTTGTAGCAAGGGAGTCTGAGAGAGCTGAGAGAGCAACTTTGGTCACCCAGGAGAAACTGCAGCTTGCCAGCAACAGATTTAAGCCTATAAGATTGCCTGACCTTTGGATTCGCCCTGCTTTTGGTGGGCGTGGAAGGAAGATACCGGGCACTCTTGAGGCTCATGTGAATGGATTTCGATATTCTACCACCAGATCTGATGAGCGTGTTGATGTGATGTTTGCTAATATTAAACATGCTTTCTTCCAGCCAGCAGAAAATGAAATGATTACCCTCCTGCACTTTCATCTGCACAACCATATTATGGTAGGAAATAAGAAGACCAAGGATGTTCAGTTTTATGTTGAGGTAATGGACATGGTCCAGAATGTTGGAGGTGGGAAAAGATCAGCTTATGATCCTGATGAGCTTGAAGAAGAGCAAAGAGAGAGGGAGAGAAAGAACAAGATTAATGTAGAATTTCAAAGCTTTGTGAATCGGGTAAATGATCTCTGGGGACAACCACAATTCAGTGGCCTTGACTTGGAGTTTGATCAACCTCTTAGAGAACTTGGCTTCCCTGGGGTACCTCATAAATCTTCAGTATTTATTGTCCCTACCTCAGCCTGCCTTGTTGAGCTGATAGAGACTCCTTTCCTTGTTGTCACCCTAGGTGAGattgagattgtgaatctggaGAGGGTTGGTCTTGGGCAGAAGAACTTTGATATGACAATTGTATTTAAGGACTTCAAGCGGGATGTCCTCAGGATCGACTCTATCCCTTCTACATCACTTGATGGCATCAAGGAGTGGCTTGACACAACAGACATCAAATATTATGAAAGCAGGCTGAATCTGAACTGGCGTCAGATCCTAAAGACAATCACAGATGACCCTAAAAGTTTCATTGAAGGTGGTGGCTGGGAGTTTCTGAATTTGGAAGCTACTGATTCAGAATCTGATAACTCAGAGGAATCAGATAAAGGTTATGAACCATCTGACATGGAACCTGAATCAGATTCTGAAGAGGAGGCTTCTGACAGTGAATCACTTGTTGAGTCTGAGGAGGATGAGGAGGAAGAGGACTCAGATGAGGATTCAGAGGAAGAGAAGGGAAAAACATGGGAAGAGCTGGAGAGGGAAGCAAGCAATGCGGATAAGGAGAAAGGGAATGAGTCTGACAGTGAAGAAGACAGGAAAAGAAGGAAGGCTAAAGCATTTGGTAAGTCTCGAGGCAGTCTAAGTGGTAGTATGCCGAAGCGGCCCAAGTTAAGATAG